In Eschrichtius robustus isolate mEscRob2 chromosome 11, mEscRob2.pri, whole genome shotgun sequence, the following proteins share a genomic window:
- the LOC137771518 gene encoding LOW QUALITY PROTEIN: heterogeneous nuclear ribonucleoprotein A1-like (The sequence of the model RefSeq protein was modified relative to this genomic sequence to represent the inferred CDS: substituted 1 base at 1 genomic stop codon) — protein sequence MSKSESPKEPEQLRKLFIGGLSFETTDESLRSHFEQWGMLTDCVVMRDPNTKRSRVFGFVTYATVEEVDEAMNARPHKVDGRVVEPKRAVSRXDSQRPGAHLTVKKIFVGGIKEDTEEHHLRDYFEQYGKIEVIEIMTDRGSGKKRGFAFITFDDHDSVDKIVIQKYHTVNGHNCEVRKALSKQEMASASSSQRGRSGSGNFGGGRGGGFGGNDNFGRGGNFSGRGGFGGSHGGGGYGGSGDGYNGFGNDGSNFGGGGSYNDFGSYNNQSSNFGPMKGGNFGGRSSGPYGGGGQYFAKPRNQGGYGGSSSSSSYGSGRRF from the coding sequence ATGTCTAAGTCAGAGTCACCCAAAGAGCCTGAACAGCTGCGGAAGCTCTTCATCGGAGGTTTGAGCTTTGAAACAACCGATGAGAGTCTGAGGAGCCATTTTGAGCAGTGGGGAATGCTCACAGATTGTGTGGTAATGAGGGATCCAAACACCAAACGCTCCAGAGTCtttgggtttgtcacatatgccaCTGTGGAGGAGGTGGATGAGGCCATGAATGCAAGGCCACACAAGGTGGATGGAAGAGTGGTGGAACCAAAGAGGGCCGTCTCAAGATAAGATTCTCAAAGACCTGGTGCCCACTTAACTGTGAAGAAGATTTTTGTTGGTGGCATTAAAGAGGACACTGAGGAACATCATCTAAGAGATTATTTTGAACAGTATGGGAAAATTGAAGTGATTGAAATCATGACTGATCGAGGCAGTGGCAAAAAGAGAGGCTTTGCTTTCATAACCTTTGATGACCATGACTCTGTAGACAAGATTGTCATTCAGAAATACCACACTGTGAATGGCCACAACTGTGAAGTAAGGAAAGCCCTATCTAAGCAAGAGATGGCTAGTGCCTCATCCAGCCAAAGAGGTCGAAGTGGTTCTGGAAACTTTGGTGGTGGTCGTGGAGGTGGTTTTGGTGGGAATGACAACTTTGGTCGTGGAGGAAACTTCAGTGGTCGAGGTGGCTTTGGTGGCAGCCACGGTGGTGGTGGATatggtggcagtggggatggCTATAATGGATTTGGTAATGATGGAAGCAATTTTGGAGGTGGTGGAAGCTACAATGATTTTGGCAGTTACAACAATCAATCTTCAAATTTTGGACCCATGAAAGGAGGAAACTTTGGAGGCAGAAGTTCTGGCCCCTATGGTGGTGGAGGCCAATACTTTGCCAAACCCCGAAACCAAGGTGGCTATGGTGgttccagcagcagcagtagctatGGCAGTGGCAGAAGGTTTTGA